The proteins below are encoded in one region of Bacillus vallismortis:
- the ypwA gene encoding carboxypeptidase — protein MEIHTYEREFFELLKRISHYSEAVALMHWDARTGAPKNGSEDRAESIGQLSTDIFNIQTSDRMKALIDALYERFDDLSDDTKKAVELAKKEYEENKKIPEAEYKEYVILCSKAETAWEEAKGKSDFSLFSPYLEQLIEFNKRFITYWGYQEHPYDALLDLFEPGVTVKVLDQLFAELKEAIIPLVKQVTASGNKPDTSFITKAFPKEKQKELSLYFLQELGYDFDGGRLDETVHPFATTMNRGDVRVTTRYDEKDFRTAIFGTIHECGHAIYEQNIDEALSGTNLSDGASMGIHESQSLFYENFIGRNKHFWTPYYQKIQAASPEQFKDISLDDFVRAINESKPSFIRVEADELTYPLHIIIRYEIEKAIFSNEVSVEELPALWNQKYEDYLGITPQTDAEGILQDVHWAGGDFGYFPSYALGYMYAAQLKQKMLEDLPEFDTLLERGEFHPIKQWLTEKVHIHGKRKKPLEIIKDATGEELNVRYLIDYLSNKYSNLYLS, from the coding sequence ATGGAGATACATACATATGAAAGGGAATTTTTTGAACTTTTAAAAAGGATCTCACATTACAGTGAAGCGGTTGCGTTAATGCATTGGGACGCCAGAACTGGTGCGCCCAAAAACGGCTCAGAAGATCGTGCCGAAAGCATCGGCCAGCTTTCAACTGATATTTTTAATATCCAGACATCAGATCGAATGAAGGCGCTTATCGATGCCCTGTATGAACGATTTGATGACTTGTCAGATGATACGAAAAAGGCAGTGGAGCTGGCGAAAAAAGAGTATGAAGAGAATAAAAAAATCCCTGAGGCTGAATACAAGGAATACGTCATTCTGTGTTCAAAGGCAGAAACCGCGTGGGAGGAAGCGAAAGGAAAATCTGATTTCAGCTTGTTTTCCCCTTATTTAGAGCAGCTGATTGAATTCAATAAACGGTTTATTACGTATTGGGGTTATCAAGAGCATCCTTATGATGCATTGCTTGATTTGTTTGAGCCGGGTGTTACGGTAAAGGTGCTTGATCAGCTGTTTGCTGAGCTCAAGGAAGCGATTATTCCTCTTGTTAAACAAGTGACAGCTTCCGGAAATAAACCGGATACAAGCTTTATTACAAAAGCGTTTCCTAAAGAAAAGCAAAAAGAGCTCAGTTTGTATTTTTTACAGGAGCTTGGCTATGATTTTGATGGGGGAAGGCTTGATGAAACGGTTCATCCGTTTGCGACCACGATGAACCGCGGAGACGTTCGGGTTACGACGAGATATGATGAAAAAGATTTTCGCACAGCGATTTTTGGAACCATTCATGAGTGCGGTCACGCCATATATGAGCAAAATATTGACGAAGCACTGAGCGGTACGAACTTGTCAGACGGCGCATCAATGGGAATCCATGAATCTCAATCATTATTTTATGAGAATTTTATCGGCCGCAACAAGCACTTTTGGACACCGTACTACCAAAAGATTCAAGCGGCATCACCTGAACAGTTCAAGGACATTTCCCTGGATGATTTTGTCCGGGCAATCAATGAATCAAAACCTTCATTCATCAGGGTAGAAGCGGATGAATTGACGTATCCTCTCCATATTATCATCCGCTATGAAATAGAAAAAGCGATTTTCAGCAATGAAGTGTCTGTGGAAGAACTGCCGGCGCTTTGGAATCAAAAATATGAAGATTATTTGGGGATTACACCGCAGACGGACGCAGAAGGAATTTTACAGGACGTCCATTGGGCAGGAGGCGATTTTGGCTACTTCCCATCCTACGCGCTCGGCTACATGTATGCGGCTCAGCTGAAACAAAAAATGCTGGAGGATCTTCCTGAATTTGACACTCTCTTGGAAAGAGGAGAATTCCATCCGATAAAACAATGGCTGACGGAAAAGGTGCATATTCACGGAAAACGGAAAAAGCCGTTAGAGATTATTAAAGATGCAACAGGGGAAGAACTGAATGTACGCTATTTAATTGACTATTTGTCAAACAAATATTCAAATCTCTATCTTTCCTAA
- the kdgK gene encoding 2-dehydro-3-deoxygluconokinase translates to MKLDAVTFGESMAMFYANEYGGLHEVSTFSKGLAGAESNVACGLARLGFQMGWMSKVGDDQLGTFILQELKKEGVDVSRVVRSQDGNPTGLLLKSKVKEGDPLVTYYRKHSAASTLTSAEYPRDYFQCAGHLHVTGIPPALSADMKDFTYHVMKDMKHAGKTVSLDPNLRPSLWPDQVTMAHTINDLAGLVDWFFPGIAEGELLTGEKTPEGIADYYLKKGVSFVAIKLGKEGAYFKTRESEGFAEGFRVDRVVDTVGAGDGFAVGVISGILDGLSYKDAVQRGNAIGALQVQAPGDMDGLPTREKLAAFLSAQRTVYQKKGDY, encoded by the coding sequence ATGAAGCTTGATGCGGTGACATTCGGGGAATCGATGGCCATGTTTTACGCAAATGAGTACGGAGGCCTTCATGAAGTATCCACTTTTTCTAAAGGGCTGGCCGGAGCAGAAAGCAATGTCGCTTGCGGCTTGGCCAGACTCGGATTTCAGATGGGATGGATGAGCAAGGTCGGCGATGATCAGCTCGGAACATTTATTTTACAGGAGCTTAAAAAAGAGGGAGTGGATGTGTCCCGCGTGGTCCGCTCACAGGACGGAAATCCCACCGGCCTGCTGCTAAAGTCAAAAGTGAAAGAAGGCGATCCGCTAGTTACCTATTACAGGAAACACTCAGCTGCAAGCACACTAACGTCTGCTGAATACCCGAGAGATTATTTTCAATGCGCAGGCCATTTGCATGTGACTGGTATTCCCCCAGCCTTATCAGCTGATATGAAAGACTTTACCTACCACGTGATGAAGGACATGAAACATGCTGGGAAAACGGTATCGTTAGATCCCAATTTGAGACCTTCGCTTTGGCCCGATCAAGTAACGATGGCCCATACGATCAATGATCTGGCGGGGCTTGTAGATTGGTTTTTCCCGGGGATCGCAGAGGGGGAGCTGTTGACCGGAGAGAAAACACCTGAAGGCATTGCCGACTATTATCTGAAAAAAGGTGTCAGTTTTGTCGCTATTAAACTCGGAAAAGAAGGCGCTTACTTTAAAACAAGGGAAAGTGAAGGATTTGCAGAAGGTTTCCGGGTCGACCGTGTGGTTGATACAGTCGGTGCCGGAGACGGATTTGCAGTCGGTGTGATCAGCGGGATTCTTGACGGTTTGTCGTACAAGGATGCGGTGCAAAGAGGGAATGCGATTGGCGCTTTGCAAGTGCAGGCACCGGGGGATATGGACGGCTTGCCGACCAGAGAGAAATTAGCTGCGTTTTTATCTGCTCAAAGAACGGTTTACCAAAAGAAAGGAGATTATTAA
- a CDS encoding isoprenylcysteine carboxyl methyltransferase family protein gives MFWLLIVILMTQRLAEMAVARQNEQKVKKQGAIEFGESHYPYIIIMHILFFLSFIAEVLLLNKQPSSWWFGIAAAILSVQAVRYWALCSLGAHWNTKILVIPGAELVKKGPYKWINHPNYTVVILEILLIPLLYQAYVTMCLFSIFNAVLLTVRIRAEDKAL, from the coding sequence ATGTTTTGGTTGTTAATCGTCATTCTCATGACTCAAAGACTGGCAGAAATGGCAGTAGCCAGACAAAACGAACAAAAGGTAAAGAAACAAGGGGCGATCGAATTCGGTGAGAGCCACTATCCGTATATCATCATCATGCATATTCTATTTTTTCTGTCTTTCATTGCGGAAGTGCTGCTGCTGAACAAACAGCCGTCAAGCTGGTGGTTCGGCATCGCTGCGGCTATTTTAAGCGTGCAGGCAGTGCGGTATTGGGCACTTTGCTCATTAGGCGCACATTGGAATACGAAAATTCTTGTCATTCCGGGTGCAGAGCTTGTAAAAAAAGGCCCTTATAAATGGATAAATCATCCAAACTATACCGTTGTTATATTAGAAATCTTATTGATCCCGCTTCTGTATCAAGCCTACGTCACCATGTGTCTATTTTCCATTTTCAATGCCGTGCTGTTAACCGTCAGAATCCGTGCAGAAGACAAGGCACTATAG
- the eda gene encoding bifunctional 4-hydroxy-2-oxoglutarate aldolase/2-dehydro-3-deoxy-phosphogluconate aldolase codes for MESKIVVNRLKEARLIAVIRSQDKQEACRQIESLLNKGIRAVEVTYTTPGASEIIESFRNRKDILIGAGTVITAQQAGEAAEAGAQFIVSPGFSSDLAEHLSFLKTHYIPGVLTPSEVMEALTFGFTTLKLFPSGVVGIPFMKNLAGPFPQVTFIPTGGIHPSEVPDWLKAGAGAVGVGSQLGSCSKEDLQAVFQV; via the coding sequence ATGGAGTCTAAAATTGTTGTAAACCGTCTGAAAGAAGCAAGGCTGATTGCAGTCATTCGTTCACAGGATAAACAGGAAGCCTGCCGGCAGATTGAGAGCTTATTAAATAAAGGGATTCGTGCAGTTGAAGTGACGTATACGACACCTGGGGCATCGGAAATTATCGAATCATTCCGTAATAGAAAAGATATCTTAATCGGCGCGGGCACAGTCATCACTGCGCAGCAAGCGGGTGAAGCTGCTGAGGCTGGGGCGCAATTTATTGTCAGTCCGGGTTTTTCATCGGATCTTGCTGAACATCTTTCGTTTTTGAAGACACATTATATCCCTGGTGTATTGACTCCAAGCGAAGTAATGGAAGCGCTCACATTCGGTTTTACTACATTAAAGCTGTTCCCAAGCGGTGTGGTTGGCATTCCGTTTATGAAAAATTTAGCGGGCCCTTTCCCGCAGGTGACCTTTATTCCGACAGGCGGAATACATCCGTCTGAAGTGCCGGATTGGCTCAAAGCCGGAGCTGGGGCCGTCGGTGTCGGCAGTCAGCTTGGCAGCTGTTCAAAAGAGGATTTGCAGGCTGTTTTTCAAGTGTAA
- the kdgT gene encoding 2-keto-3-deoxygluconate transporter, whose product MKIKATIERVPGGMMIIPLFLGAALNTFAPGTAEFFGGFTGALITGTLPILGVFIFCVGATIDFRSSGYIARKGITLLLGKIGFAALLGVIAAQFIPDDGIQSGFFAGLSVLAIVAVMNETNGGLYLALMNHMGRKEDAGAFAFISTESGPFMTMVTFGVTGLAAFPWETLAATVIPFLLGCILGNLDHDLRDLFSKVVPAIIPFFAFSLGNTLNFGMLIQSGLLGIFIGVSVVILSGSSLYLLDRFVARGDGVAGVAASSTAGAAVAVPYALAEANASFAPVAESATAIIATSVIVTSLLTPLATVWVDKKINKKKRKTPPPKNQMTIN is encoded by the coding sequence ATGAAAATCAAAGCGACAATTGAACGGGTACCTGGCGGAATGATGATTATTCCGCTGTTCCTGGGAGCGGCACTCAACACGTTTGCGCCGGGAACAGCGGAGTTCTTTGGAGGATTTACGGGTGCTTTGATTACCGGAACGCTGCCGATACTGGGTGTTTTTATCTTTTGTGTTGGAGCGACGATTGATTTTCGCTCATCAGGCTATATTGCAAGGAAAGGAATCACATTATTGTTGGGGAAGATCGGATTTGCGGCGCTGCTTGGTGTGATCGCAGCACAATTTATTCCTGATGATGGCATACAATCCGGTTTTTTCGCGGGGCTTTCTGTTTTAGCCATTGTCGCGGTAATGAATGAAACGAACGGCGGCCTGTATTTGGCGCTTATGAACCATATGGGAAGAAAAGAGGATGCGGGCGCTTTCGCGTTTATCAGTACAGAATCAGGGCCTTTTATGACTATGGTGACGTTTGGTGTAACAGGGCTTGCCGCATTCCCGTGGGAAACGCTGGCAGCTACAGTCATCCCGTTTTTACTCGGCTGTATACTTGGAAATCTTGATCATGATCTCAGAGACTTATTCAGCAAGGTTGTGCCGGCGATCATCCCGTTTTTTGCCTTTTCGCTCGGCAATACTTTGAATTTTGGAATGCTGATCCAATCAGGGCTGCTTGGAATTTTTATCGGTGTTTCTGTCGTCATTTTATCGGGCAGCTCCTTGTATTTGCTTGATCGTTTTGTCGCGCGGGGAGACGGTGTCGCGGGCGTGGCGGCTTCTTCTACGGCGGGTGCGGCAGTAGCCGTTCCGTACGCATTAGCAGAAGCGAATGCTTCGTTTGCGCCAGTTGCTGAATCAGCAACTGCAATCATAGCGACAAGTGTCATTGTCACCTCTCTGCTTACCCCATTGGCAACAGTGTGGGTGGATAAAAAAATCAATAAAAAAAAGCGGAAAACCCCACCGCCAAAAAATCAAATGACGATCAACTGA
- the fbpC gene encoding Fur-regulated basic protein FbpC produces MTMLFLLGAVCTYSVLIGFVLKGISNKSVS; encoded by the coding sequence ATGACAATGCTATTTTTGCTTGGGGCGGTTTGTACATATAGTGTATTAATTGGTTTTGTATTAAAAGGAATCTCTAATAAATCTGTTTCATGA
- the pbuX gene encoding xanthine permease PbuX, with amino-acid sequence MKNGFGKTLSLGIQHVLAMYAGAIVVPLIVGNAMGLTVEQLTYLVSIDIFMCGVATLLQVWSNRFFGIGLPVVLGCTFTAVSPMIAIGSEYGVSAVYGSIIASGILVILISFFFGKLVSFFPPVVTGSVVTIIGITLMPVAMNNMAGGEGSKDFGDLSNLALAFIVLGIIVLLYRFTKGFIKSISILIGILIGTFIASFMGKVQFDNVSDAAVVQLIQPFYFGAPSFHAAPIITMTIVAIVSLVESTGVYFALGDLTNRRLTEKDLSKGYRAEGLAVLLGGIFNAFPYTAFSQNVGLVQLTGIKKNAVIVVTGVILMAFGLFPKIAAFTTIIPPAVLGGAMVAMFGMVIAYGIKMLSRIDFAKQENLLIVACSVGLGLGVTVVPDIFKQLPSALTLLTTNGIVAGSFIAVVLNIVYNVFSKAKKTEQKADITKQKTAV; translated from the coding sequence ATGAAAAACGGATTCGGCAAAACGCTGTCTTTAGGGATTCAGCATGTGCTAGCCATGTATGCCGGTGCCATTGTCGTTCCGCTGATTGTCGGAAACGCAATGGGGCTGACTGTCGAACAGCTGACTTATTTAGTGTCGATTGATATTTTTATGTGCGGTGTGGCTACACTTCTTCAAGTGTGGAGCAACCGATTTTTCGGGATCGGGCTTCCGGTTGTGCTTGGCTGTACATTTACGGCCGTATCGCCGATGATTGCAATTGGATCCGAATATGGGGTTTCAGCGGTTTACGGAAGCATTATTGCTTCAGGTATTCTTGTCATTCTGATTTCATTTTTCTTTGGAAAGCTCGTCTCCTTTTTTCCGCCGGTCGTGACAGGTTCGGTTGTTACCATTATCGGTATCACACTTATGCCGGTAGCCATGAATAACATGGCAGGCGGAGAAGGAAGTAAAGATTTTGGAGATCTTTCCAATCTTGCGCTCGCTTTTATCGTTTTGGGCATCATTGTGCTTTTATACCGTTTTACGAAAGGGTTTATCAAATCGATTTCGATTTTGATCGGTATTTTGATTGGGACTTTCATCGCTTCTTTTATGGGAAAAGTTCAATTTGATAATGTGTCGGACGCTGCGGTTGTTCAACTGATCCAGCCGTTTTATTTCGGAGCGCCGTCTTTTCACGCAGCGCCTATCATTACAATGACCATCGTGGCGATTGTCAGCCTTGTAGAATCAACTGGTGTCTACTTTGCCTTAGGTGACCTGACGAACCGCCGTCTGACAGAGAAAGATTTGTCTAAAGGCTATCGTGCCGAAGGGCTGGCTGTGCTGCTAGGCGGTATTTTTAACGCTTTTCCTTACACGGCATTTTCTCAAAATGTCGGGCTTGTACAGCTCACAGGAATCAAGAAAAATGCCGTCATTGTGGTCACAGGTGTGATCTTAATGGCATTCGGGCTATTTCCGAAGATCGCTGCTTTCACGACCATTATTCCGCCTGCTGTTCTGGGCGGGGCAATGGTGGCGATGTTTGGGATGGTAATCGCTTACGGCATCAAAATGCTCAGCCGCATTGATTTTGCAAAACAGGAAAACCTGCTCATTGTTGCCTGCTCAGTGGGTCTGGGCCTCGGCGTGACAGTTGTGCCGGATATTTTTAAGCAGCTTCCGAGCGCCTTAACACTGCTTACAACCAACGGCATTGTTGCTGGCAGCTTTATTGCAGTCGTCTTAAATATTGTATATAACGTATTTTCTAAAGCCAAAAAAACCGAACAAAAAGCTGATATCACGAAACAAAAGACAGCAGTCTAA
- the xpt gene encoding xanthine phosphoribosyltransferase gives MEALKRKIEEEGVVLSDQVLKVDSFLNHQIDPLLMQKIGAEFAARFAKDGITKIVTIESSGIAPAVMTGLQLGVPVVFARKHQSLTLTDNLLTASVYSFTKQTESQIAVSGTHLSDQDHVLIIDDFLANGQAAYGLVSIVKQAGASIAGLGIVIEKSFQPGRDELMKLGYRVESLARIQSLEEGKVSFVQEVRS, from the coding sequence ATGGAAGCACTGAAACGGAAAATAGAAGAAGAAGGCGTCGTATTATCTGATCAGGTATTGAAAGTGGATTCTTTTTTAAATCATCAAATTGACCCGTTGCTTATGCAGAAAATCGGTGCCGAATTTGCCGCCAGATTTGCAAAAGACGGGATTACCAAAATTGTGACAATCGAATCATCCGGAATCGCTCCCGCTGTGATGACGGGCTTGCAGCTGGGTGTCCCGGTTGTCTTCGCCAGAAAGCATCAATCTTTAACACTTACCGATAACCTGCTGACAGCGTCAGTTTATTCCTTTACAAAGCAAACAGAAAGCCAAATCGCTGTGTCGGGAACCCACTTGTCAGATCAAGATCATGTGCTGATTATCGATGATTTCCTGGCAAATGGACAAGCGGCGTACGGGCTCGTGTCGATCGTGAAGCAGGCGGGAGCTTCTATAGCGGGGCTGGGCATTGTGATTGAAAAATCTTTTCAGCCGGGAAGAGATGAACTGATGAAGCTAGGGTACCGGGTGGAATCTTTGGCGCGAATTCAATCCTTAGAAGAAGGAAAAGTATCTTTCGTACAGGAGGTTCGTTCATGA
- a CDS encoding type III polyketide synthase → MAFILSIGTSLPAYDVNQEKAAEFARYMFQHSFKDIDRLLTSFKNGHIQSRQFVKPIEWYKEGHSFEEKNKLYIEETLNHSREAVRECLSHPEFFQDAIPYEKVDAVFFVSSTGLSTPSIEARLMNELPFSPYTKRIPLWGLGCAGGASGLARAVEYCKAYPEAFVLVIAAELCSLTFQPEDKTKSNLIGTSLFGDGIAAALLCGEKADRRMSKLKFVPKITDSQSVLMKQSEDVMGWDFTDQGFKAIFSRDIPTLVEKWLKSHVQVFLDKHQLSFSDISVFLAHPGGKKVIDAYIKSLELSTEKLSSAQSILQKHGNMSSATILYVIKDHLLNGDKKEAERGMIGALGPGFSSELLLFSWGRVA, encoded by the coding sequence ATGGCGTTTATTTTATCCATCGGAACAAGTCTTCCTGCGTATGATGTAAACCAAGAGAAAGCGGCTGAGTTCGCCCGCTATATGTTTCAGCATTCCTTTAAAGATATTGACCGGCTGTTAACCTCCTTTAAAAACGGGCACATTCAATCGAGACAATTTGTTAAGCCAATTGAATGGTATAAAGAGGGTCACAGCTTTGAAGAGAAAAATAAACTATACATAGAAGAAACGCTTAACCACAGCAGAGAGGCTGTTCGCGAGTGCCTCTCTCATCCTGAATTTTTCCAAGACGCCATCCCTTATGAGAAAGTGGACGCTGTTTTTTTCGTCTCCAGTACGGGCCTTTCCACCCCGAGCATCGAGGCGCGGCTCATGAATGAACTCCCGTTTTCTCCATATACGAAGCGGATTCCGCTATGGGGTCTCGGCTGTGCAGGAGGAGCCAGCGGACTTGCGCGCGCTGTTGAATACTGCAAAGCGTACCCTGAGGCTTTCGTGCTCGTCATTGCTGCTGAATTGTGCAGCTTGACATTCCAGCCGGAAGATAAAACGAAAAGCAATCTGATCGGCACTTCGCTTTTTGGAGACGGCATTGCCGCAGCATTATTATGCGGAGAAAAGGCGGACCGCAGGATGTCGAAACTGAAGTTTGTGCCGAAGATAACGGATTCCCAATCTGTTTTGATGAAACAATCAGAAGATGTCATGGGCTGGGACTTTACTGATCAAGGATTCAAAGCCATTTTCTCAAGAGATATACCGACTTTGGTAGAAAAATGGCTCAAATCACATGTACAGGTTTTTTTGGACAAACATCAGCTGTCATTCAGTGATATCAGCGTATTTTTAGCACATCCAGGCGGAAAAAAGGTGATTGATGCATATATCAAAAGTCTCGAACTCTCAACAGAAAAGCTTTCCTCAGCGCAAAGTATATTGCAAAAGCACGGAAATATGTCTTCAGCCACAATATTGTATGTGATCAAAGACCATCTGCTGAACGGCGATAAAAAGGAAGCAGAACGGGGAATGATTGGCGCATTAGGCCCGGGATTTTCTTCAGAGCTACTGTTATTCAGCTGGGGAAGGGTGGCTTGA